A single Carnobacterium inhibens subsp. inhibens DSM 13024 DNA region contains:
- a CDS encoding phosphatidylserine decarboxylase encodes MTELVNNKRSLSQVTLFLYQTPLGRLLLKGLISVPVSNYAGIFLNSPYSKWLIKGFINNNKINMKEFIKKDYTSFNDFFTREINLKFRTIDRSPFHLISPCDGRLSIYKIDKNSTLNIKSSTYTLDELVQNESIAEEYNNGYCLVFRLEASDYHRYHFIDDGNQEENIVINGVLHSVQPIAIHKYPVFKQNSRSYTIMQTSHFGKVIQMEVGALLVGKIRNYYQKKRFLRGSEKGHFEFGGSTIILLFKDQCIQLNDDIILNSCNDLETVVKMGEHIGSKLFK; translated from the coding sequence ATGACAGAATTAGTAAACAATAAACGTAGTCTTAGCCAAGTTACTTTATTTTTATACCAGACGCCACTAGGTAGACTGTTATTAAAAGGTTTAATTTCTGTTCCAGTTAGTAATTATGCTGGAATATTTTTGAACAGTCCCTATTCAAAGTGGTTAATTAAAGGATTTATAAATAATAATAAAATTAATATGAAAGAATTTATTAAAAAAGATTATACTTCGTTCAATGATTTTTTTACAAGAGAGATAAACCTAAAATTTCGAACCATTGATAGGAGTCCTTTTCATTTAATCAGTCCTTGTGACGGAAGGTTAAGCATATACAAGATTGATAAGAATAGTACATTAAATATTAAATCATCTACCTATACATTAGATGAATTAGTACAAAATGAAAGTATTGCAGAGGAATACAATAATGGATATTGCCTTGTTTTTCGATTAGAAGCATCTGATTATCACCGTTATCACTTTATAGATGATGGAAATCAAGAAGAAAATATAGTTATAAATGGTGTTCTTCATAGCGTACAACCAATAGCTATACATAAATATCCTGTTTTTAAACAAAATAGTCGTTCCTATACAATAATGCAAACGAGTCATTTTGGTAAAGTCATACAGATGGAAGTTGGAGCGTTACTAGTAGGTAAAATTAGAAATTATTATCAAAAAAAAAGATTTTTGCGTGGCAGTGAAAAAGGTCACTTTGAATTTGGAGGTTCTACAATTATTCTTTTATTCAAGGATCAGTGTATTCAGTTAAATGATGACATAATACTTAATTCCTGTAATGATTTAGAAACTGTTGTTAAAATGGGAGAACATATTGGATCAAAATTATTTAAATAA
- a CDS encoding HAMP domain-containing sensor histidine kinase: MAAIISILFFQACLIFSDFLVLRQKTMMLEKQKIQVEQFVMTIQKKVKKEGLTLAQAVEKNWTIENNDFYVYITNESSMFLTGYQDDKNILNDSFIQELEFSDVNGSLVITPLKGDMEASVYYFISGILSIFLFFFLLLILLTKVFSYIKTITDGVEIISKESLRYKIPVKGENELSKLAFSINEMGESLYLKNKLEKSIEIQQRTLITNLSHDLRTPLTSMIGYIGLIKQNTDEKDKNYEYAKIVQKSSLRLENLIDNLFMYSKLISNDINMKLVTVDINIFLTQIIELQRINISFKPAKNKIFLKIDIDKFQRIMDNLFENIRKYGISDDIALIQVIENSEDVDIIVSNKTKEELTDKIELLTNRLYVGNVERKNGSSGLGLSIVSELTKHMNGRISIEFKNHYFILKLTFPQNYK, translated from the coding sequence ATGGCTGCTATCATTAGTATATTATTTTTTCAGGCATGCTTAATTTTTTCTGATTTTTTAGTATTAAGACAAAAAACAATGATGTTGGAAAAACAAAAAATACAAGTAGAACAATTTGTTATGACTATTCAGAAAAAGGTTAAAAAGGAAGGATTAACACTAGCACAAGCAGTTGAAAAAAATTGGACTATTGAAAATAATGACTTTTATGTTTATATCACGAATGAATCCTCAATGTTTTTAACTGGATACCAAGATGATAAAAACATTCTAAACGACTCTTTTATACAGGAACTAGAGTTTTCTGATGTAAATGGGTCACTGGTAATAACTCCTCTGAAAGGCGATATGGAAGCAAGTGTTTATTATTTCATTTCTGGAATTCTATCAATTTTTTTATTTTTTTTTCTCTTACTCATTCTGCTGACAAAAGTTTTTTCATACATTAAAACTATTACTGATGGAGTGGAGATAATTTCGAAAGAAAGTTTAAGATACAAAATACCGGTCAAAGGAGAAAATGAGCTTTCAAAATTAGCCTTTTCTATAAATGAAATGGGTGAAAGTCTTTATCTGAAAAATAAATTAGAAAAATCCATTGAAATACAACAACGTACACTTATCACTAACTTATCTCATGATTTAAGAACGCCGTTGACATCAATGATTGGTTATATTGGACTAATCAAACAAAATACAGATGAGAAGGATAAAAATTACGAATATGCTAAAATTGTGCAAAAAAGTAGCTTGAGATTGGAAAATTTAATAGATAATTTGTTCATGTATTCAAAGTTAATTAGCAATGATATTAATATGAAGTTGGTAACAGTGGATATTAATATTTTTCTTACCCAGATTATAGAGCTTCAAAGAATAAATATCTCTTTTAAACCGGCAAAGAATAAAATCTTTTTAAAAATAGATATTGATAAATTTCAAAGAATTATGGATAATCTTTTTGAAAATATTCGAAAATACGGAATATCTGATGATATAGCTTTAATTCAGGTTATCGAAAATAGTGAAGATGTTGACATTATAGTAAGTAACAAAACGAAAGAAGAGTTAACTGATAAGATAGAATTACTAACAAATAGACTTTATGTTGGTAACGTAGAGAGAAAAAATGGATCATCAGGACTTGGATTATCTATTGTATCAGAGCTGACAAAGCATATGAACGGCCGTATAAGTATTGAATTCAAAAACCACTATTTCATACTGAAACTCACTTTCCCACAAAATTATAAATAA
- a CDS encoding flavin reductase family protein — MLNKADEHLFKAALGNYPTGVAIVTTVDNEGHPVGLTINSFTSLSMDPLLVLWSIDHKSSSIHTFKETGKFVVHLLAEDQNELVRIFSKKDLDRFSEINWSFSANQLPIIEGAFAVFECETFQTIEAGDHTIFIGSVKNMQVKEKSPLLYHRRTVGSIPLGFHA, encoded by the coding sequence ATGTTAAATAAAGCAGATGAACACTTATTTAAAGCAGCTCTAGGCAATTATCCGACAGGAGTAGCTATTGTTACGACGGTAGACAATGAAGGACATCCAGTTGGATTAACAATCAACTCATTTACTTCCCTATCTATGGATCCCCTTCTGGTGCTCTGGTCTATCGATCATAAATCTTCGTCAATCCATACATTTAAAGAAACTGGAAAGTTTGTAGTCCATTTATTGGCAGAAGATCAAAATGAACTTGTACGAATTTTTTCAAAAAAAGATTTAGATCGTTTTAGTGAGATAAACTGGTCATTTTCAGCTAATCAATTGCCAATTATTGAAGGGGCTTTTGCTGTCTTTGAATGTGAAACATTTCAAACCATAGAGGCAGGAGATCATACTATTTTTATTGGTTCAGTGAAAAATATGCAAGTGAAAGAAAAAAGTCCCCTACTTTATCATCGCAGAACAGTCGGATCAATACCATTAGGGTTTCATGCTTAA
- a CDS encoding nitronate monooxygenase — MTNRIAEILNIEKPIIQGPMAWITNAEFVAAVSNAGRLGILGPNAGQTDVTRSPEKTAERMKIEIQKANYTTNS, encoded by the coding sequence ATGACTAATAGAATAGCTGAAATATTAAATATAGAAAAACCGATTATACAGGGACCAATGGCTTGGATTACGAATGCTGAATTTGTTGCAGCAGTAAGTAACGCTGGGAGACTAGGTATCTTAGGTCCAAATGCTGGTCAAACTGACGTTACCCGTTCACCTGAAAAAACTGCGGAGAGAATGAAAATTGAAATACAAAAAGCCAATTACACTACAAATAGCTAA
- a CDS encoding NtaA/DmoA family FMN-dependent monooxygenase (This protein belongs to a clade of FMN-dependent monooxygenases, within a broader family of flavin-dependent oxidoreductases, the luciferase-like monooxygenase (LMM) family, some of whose members use coenzyme F420 rather than FMN.), translated as MENRKEMQLALQMVAGYGGEFTSWRMPGADPTSYINIDSYVEGAKLAEKGKFHMIFIADTPALSNDLGPHSPMYPMDPMLSLMAVARETEHIGLVATMSTTFNYPYNIARQFKALDVISKGRVGWNAVTTSAPEAAANFGSRVDSREIRYAKAHESIQIVQALWGSWEKDALTLDTEDGEFANMDNIQPINLQGEYYASQGPLPIPPSEQGQPVIFQAGGGIEGLELAGRYASGVYANPYDIESAREHRAAIRQSASRFGRNPDDIKMLTGFMFSLGSTEEEALERRRKLMSFDPKEIPNRVSYLGIMVGVPMSVDSIDIDQPLEDKLLQRAHANPRDPRSEKALELLKKGLSIRDVLAHGVINYHPVVAGTPVQVADFLEEWFLAGASDGFSIVPDVANEGIADFVKLVVPILQERGLYHKDYEGKTLRENMGVPYQYGMLDY; from the coding sequence ATGGAAAATAGAAAAGAAATGCAATTAGCACTACAAATGGTTGCTGGATATGGTGGTGAATTCACTTCATGGAGAATGCCTGGTGCCGACCCAACTAGTTATATTAATATTGATAGTTACGTAGAAGGGGCAAAGTTAGCAGAAAAAGGGAAATTCCATATGATTTTCATTGCTGATACGCCAGCATTAAGCAATGATTTAGGTCCTCATTCTCCTATGTACCCTATGGACCCAATGTTATCGTTAATGGCCGTAGCTAGAGAAACTGAACATATTGGTCTAGTAGCTACAATGTCAACAACATTTAACTATCCATATAACATAGCGCGTCAATTCAAAGCATTAGATGTTATCAGTAAAGGACGTGTGGGTTGGAATGCAGTAACAACCTCTGCTCCTGAAGCAGCAGCTAACTTTGGTAGTCGTGTGGATAGCCGCGAAATAAGATATGCTAAGGCCCATGAGAGTATTCAAATTGTCCAAGCACTATGGGGAAGTTGGGAAAAAGATGCCTTAACTTTAGATACGGAAGATGGAGAATTTGCCAATATGGACAACATACAACCCATTAATCTTCAAGGGGAGTATTATGCTTCGCAAGGTCCTCTACCCATTCCTCCTTCTGAACAAGGTCAACCTGTAATCTTCCAAGCAGGTGGTGGAATTGAAGGTTTGGAATTGGCTGGACGCTATGCTTCAGGAGTCTATGCTAATCCTTACGACATAGAGTCAGCACGTGAACACAGAGCTGCCATTCGCCAAAGTGCAAGTCGTTTTGGTAGAAACCCAGACGATATCAAGATGCTTACAGGTTTTATGTTTTCTTTAGGTTCAACTGAAGAAGAAGCTTTAGAAAGACGCAGAAAACTTATGAGTTTTGACCCTAAGGAGATACCAAACAGAGTAAGCTATCTTGGTATTATGGTTGGTGTACCAATGTCAGTAGACTCGATTGATATTGATCAACCTTTAGAAGATAAGCTATTGCAAAGAGCTCATGCTAATCCTAGAGATCCTCGTTCTGAAAAAGCCTTAGAATTATTGAAAAAAGGTCTATCCATTCGCGATGTTCTCGCTCATGGTGTAATCAACTATCATCCAGTGGTTGCTGGTACACCCGTTCAAGTTGCCGACTTTTTAGAAGAATGGTTTTTAGCTGGAGCAAGTGATGGTTTTTCTATTGTTCCAGATGTTGCTAATGAAGGAATTGCAGATTTTGTAAAACTAGTTGTACCTATTTTACAGGAACGTGGCTTATACCATAAGGATTACGAAGGAAAAACACTTCGTGAAAATATGGGAGTTCCTTACCAATACGGAATGCTCGACTACTAA
- a CDS encoding TVP38/TMEM64 family protein, which yields MKKEHFNKSLKSMVNSFLIKYKKKIRFGLHILNIVGILGTIYGFYWSYQQQIFTSEIALRNLLNSMGALAPYGFMGIQIVQTVIPIIPGALTIPMGTMIFGAGYGFFLNFVSIMIGSVLNFAIARKLGRPFVELLAGDKKINKYIRWLDDPHRFDRLFTFGMFFPLSPADFLCYLAGLSSISFRKYFVILALGKPITLLIYSYGMTKVLNVIFQVLG from the coding sequence ATGAAAAAAGAGCATTTTAACAAATCTCTGAAATCAATGGTTAACTCATTCTTAATTAAATACAAAAAAAAAATTCGATTTGGGTTGCATATTTTAAACATTGTGGGTATTCTTGGAACGATTTACGGATTTTATTGGAGCTACCAACAGCAAATTTTCACTTCTGAAATCGCTCTACGAAATCTTTTGAATTCGATGGGTGCGTTGGCTCCGTATGGGTTTATGGGGATTCAAATTGTTCAGACCGTTATCCCTATTATACCTGGTGCTTTGACCATACCCATGGGGACGATGATTTTTGGTGCGGGATATGGATTCTTTTTAAATTTCGTAAGCATCATGATTGGGTCAGTACTTAATTTTGCGATTGCTCGAAAACTAGGTCGCCCATTCGTGGAGTTGTTGGCTGGAGATAAAAAAATTAATAAATATATCCGTTGGTTAGATGACCCTCATCGATTTGATCGATTATTTACTTTTGGGATGTTCTTTCCATTATCACCCGCTGATTTCTTATGTTACTTAGCCGGACTTTCGAGTATATCGTTTCGAAAATATTTCGTTATTTTAGCTCTCGGAAAACCGATTACCTTGCTTATTTATTCGTATGGTATGACTAAAGTATTAAATGTTATTTTTCAAGTATTAGGATAG
- a CDS encoding TVP38/TMEM64 family protein, producing the protein MVKKLNFILLAVLIFISIYLIFNGYMIGAFASKENFEVYIKQYGLLAPLIFILFQIVQVLVPLIPSFIGYAGGVALFGMWEGFFYNYIGITLGSILAFLLARRLGRNFVTSVVDETSYSKYLNWINKKKSFPIALFIVILLPFAPDDILCYLSGLTKISFRKFTWIIIFAKPWCILGYCLIFSGII; encoded by the coding sequence ATGGTAAAAAAATTAAATTTTATTCTTTTAGCTGTGCTTATATTTATTTCAATATATCTTATCTTTAATGGATATATGATAGGCGCATTTGCAAGTAAGGAAAATTTTGAAGTATATATTAAACAATATGGATTATTAGCTCCTCTTATCTTTATACTTTTCCAAATAGTTCAGGTTTTGGTACCACTAATACCTAGTTTTATTGGTTATGCAGGTGGTGTTGCATTGTTTGGTATGTGGGAAGGCTTTTTCTATAATTATATTGGCATTACTTTGGGATCAATTTTAGCTTTCCTTTTAGCAAGAAGGTTGGGTCGTAATTTCGTTACGTCTGTGGTTGATGAAACTTCTTATAGCAAATATTTGAATTGGATTAATAAAAAAAAATCATTTCCCATTGCGTTATTTATAGTCATACTTCTCCCTTTTGCACCGGATGACATTTTGTGTTATTTATCTGGACTTACAAAGATTTCTTTTCGTAAATTCACATGGATTATTATCTTTGCAAAGCCATGGTGCATTTTAGGCTATTGTCTTATTTTTAGTGGAATTATTTAG
- a CDS encoding NtaA/DmoA family FMN-dependent monooxygenase (This protein belongs to a clade of FMN-dependent monooxygenases, within a broader family of flavin-dependent oxidoreductases, the luciferase-like monooxygenase (LMM) family, some of whose members use coenzyme F420 rather than FMN.), whose translation MDNRKMLKMGAIIEGVGYNHMGWRHPDMPADASENIDYYVKQAKIAEKAKFDTLFLIDVSHVGPGNIPHYLSMFEGVSIMSALSMVTKNIGLSATIAASYGDPFSAARQILSLDKISKGRASLNAITSNPGGMMNYSRGHLTKADQYPMQKEFMEILLGLWDSYEDDAFIRDKANGIYLNPQKMHPINYRGNYFSVDGPLNLSRSVQGRPVLFTAGMSDNFMNNAAKYTDGVFTFAQSVDNLKEIVTKIKKKVALEGRSPEDFIVAVSQQVLVGRTEKEAEEKFREMESLIPQYRIPKPLFFGSAEKVADQIQEWYEAGSMDMLLVQQEHPTALEDFADLVVPILQDRGIFRTEYESDTLRGNLGLPYPKNKYTKS comes from the coding sequence ATGGATAATAGAAAAATGTTAAAAATGGGCGCTATTATTGAAGGTGTGGGCTATAACCATATGGGGTGGCGACACCCTGACATGCCTGCTGATGCGAGTGAAAATATCGATTACTATGTAAAACAAGCAAAAATTGCAGAAAAGGCGAAATTCGATACTTTGTTTTTAATCGATGTCAGCCATGTTGGGCCGGGAAACATACCACATTACTTGAGCATGTTTGAAGGAGTCAGCATCATGTCAGCGCTTAGTATGGTTACTAAGAATATTGGCCTTTCAGCAACCATTGCTGCGTCGTACGGAGATCCATTTTCTGCTGCGAGACAGATATTATCCCTCGACAAAATCAGCAAAGGCCGCGCCTCCCTAAATGCGATTACCTCAAATCCGGGTGGAATGATGAACTATAGCAGAGGGCATCTAACAAAAGCAGATCAGTACCCGATGCAAAAAGAATTTATGGAGATTCTCTTAGGTTTATGGGATTCATATGAAGATGATGCTTTTATACGAGATAAAGCAAATGGAATCTATTTAAATCCACAAAAAATGCATCCTATAAACTATAGAGGGAATTATTTTTCGGTAGATGGTCCATTGAATCTTAGTCGTTCAGTCCAAGGTAGACCGGTACTCTTCACGGCGGGTATGTCTGATAATTTTATGAATAATGCTGCGAAGTATACGGATGGAGTCTTTACCTTTGCTCAATCAGTTGATAATTTAAAAGAAATTGTGACAAAAATTAAAAAAAAGGTAGCATTAGAAGGACGATCTCCTGAGGACTTTATTGTTGCGGTTTCACAGCAAGTGCTTGTTGGCAGAACTGAAAAAGAAGCCGAAGAAAAATTCCGGGAAATGGAAAGTTTAATCCCTCAGTATAGAATTCCAAAACCTTTATTTTTCGGCTCGGCCGAGAAAGTCGCCGATCAAATTCAGGAATGGTATGAAGCAGGTTCCATGGATATGTTGTTGGTTCAACAAGAGCATCCAACAGCTTTAGAAGATTTCGCTGATTTAGTCGTTCCAATTTTACAGGATAGAGGCATTTTCCGTACAGAATATGAATCAGATACGCTACGAGGAAACTTAGGTCTTCCTTACCCTAAGAACAAGTATACTAAATCATAA
- a CDS encoding IS3 family transposase has product MTERRQRRTYTKEFKNKVIDEALRTFGICRFLSMKDCSYDNAVAEATFKVIKTEFIYQKQFVSLDHLTVELSDYIHWFNKFRIHGTLGYKSPLDFRLQTI; this is encoded by the coding sequence ATGACTGAAAGAAGACAAAGGCGTACCTACACCAAAGAATTTAAAAACAAAGTGATAGATGAAGCTCTGAGAACGTTTGGTATTTGTCGATTTTTAAGTATGAAGGACTGTTCCTATGACAATGCTGTAGCGGAAGCTACCTTTAAAGTAATTAAAACAGAATTCATTTATCAAAAACAGTTTGTGAGTCTTGATCATTTGACAGTAGAACTAAGTGATTATATCCATTGGTTCAATAAATTTAGGATTCACGGAACCCTCGGATACAAAAGTCCGTTGGACTTCCGATTGCAGACCATATAA
- a CDS encoding CDP-alcohol phosphatidyltransferase family protein: MIGFYNYTVVLTYFSLYISIIGIIFSITGNIGLGLICLIISGVCDMFDGKIASTRERTHEEKRFGIQIDSLSDLVCFAVLPAIICYELGTKGITTYFAVTIYILAGLIRLAYFNVIEELSQSEEYDNKTYIGLPITTIAGILPLIYCLNVDNFKFVYPFLLSLMSIAFLLPFKLKKPKSKIMYTMASILCFEFLFLLKQVIL, encoded by the coding sequence ATGATAGGATTTTATAATTATACAGTTGTCTTAACTTATTTTAGTTTGTATATCTCTATTATTGGAATTATTTTTTCTATCACTGGTAATATAGGTTTAGGCTTGATTTGTTTAATCATTTCTGGGGTATGCGATATGTTTGATGGTAAAATTGCTTCTACCAGAGAAAGAACCCATGAGGAAAAAAGGTTTGGCATACAAATTGATTCCTTATCTGATTTAGTCTGCTTTGCTGTCCTTCCCGCAATTATATGCTATGAATTGGGTACAAAAGGAATAACTACTTATTTTGCAGTGACAATTTATATTTTAGCAGGTCTCATTCGTCTTGCGTACTTCAATGTTATTGAGGAATTAAGCCAAAGTGAAGAATATGATAATAAGACGTATATAGGACTTCCTATTACGACTATTGCGGGTATTTTACCCCTTATTTATTGTTTAAATGTAGACAACTTTAAATTTGTTTACCCTTTTCTACTGTCTTTAATGTCTATTGCTTTTTTACTCCCATTTAAATTAAAAAAACCTAAGTCAAAAATAATGTATACAATGGCCTCAATTCTTTGTTTTGAATTTTTATTTTTGTTAAAACAGGTGATTTTATGA
- a CDS encoding glycosyltransferase produces MRILLATDLYTPAINGVVTSTVSLKNSLEKIGHDVRVLTLSEDEYIDIEEDIYSVSSFNINKIYPGARIKFFKDRAVLREIIDWSPEIIHTQSEFSTFRMAKYIAHYLSIPIVHTYHTIYEDYTHYFSPNKTTGRKVVSLLSRKLLSDVEYVIAPTNKVKCMLDGYEVRQPIKVIPTGIQLDRFTKRLESRKRSQMREYLDIPKDAFLLISLGRLGKEKNVEELLLFFSLLKIEAHLLIVGDGPNRYRLKEYAKELKVDHKVTFTGMIDPLEVPLYYQTADLFVSASTSETQGLTYIEAFASGIPALCRADESIENVIIDGKMGYQYHSFKEFESCLYALIHSKELYHKMVGEAEEFAFKYYSSESFGEHVNEIYIKAIDSYQLKHAIHYNH; encoded by the coding sequence ATGAGAATTCTACTTGCGACGGATTTGTACACTCCAGCGATTAACGGAGTCGTTACGTCAACCGTTTCATTAAAAAATTCCTTAGAGAAAATTGGACACGATGTACGTGTATTAACACTTTCTGAAGACGAATATATTGATATCGAAGAAGATATTTATAGCGTTTCTTCCTTTAACATCAATAAAATTTATCCAGGTGCTCGCATTAAGTTTTTTAAAGATCGAGCTGTTTTAAGAGAAATTATAGACTGGAGTCCGGAAATTATTCACACACAAAGTGAATTTAGTACGTTTCGCATGGCAAAATATATTGCCCATTATCTTTCGATTCCGATTGTACATACATATCACACAATATACGAAGACTACACACACTATTTTTCTCCCAACAAAACAACGGGTCGAAAAGTAGTCTCGCTCTTATCTAGAAAGTTGCTAAGCGATGTTGAGTACGTAATAGCGCCAACAAACAAAGTTAAATGCATGCTGGATGGCTATGAAGTTAGGCAACCGATTAAAGTTATTCCCACTGGGATTCAGTTAGATCGATTTACTAAAAGATTAGAGTCGAGAAAAAGAAGCCAAATGCGTGAGTATCTGGATATTCCAAAAGATGCCTTCTTACTCATTTCATTAGGTCGTTTAGGAAAAGAAAAAAACGTAGAAGAATTACTTCTTTTCTTCTCGTTATTGAAAATTGAGGCTCATTTATTAATTGTTGGTGACGGGCCAAACCGATATCGTTTGAAGGAATATGCAAAAGAATTAAAAGTGGATCATAAAGTTACCTTTACCGGGATGATAGATCCACTTGAAGTACCGCTATATTATCAGACTGCAGATTTGTTTGTTAGTGCGTCAACAAGTGAAACACAAGGACTGACGTATATTGAAGCTTTCGCGAGTGGAATCCCAGCTTTATGTCGTGCAGATGAATCCATTGAAAATGTCATTATTGATGGGAAAATGGGTTATCAATATCACTCGTTTAAAGAATTTGAATCTTGTCTGTACGCTTTAATCCATAGTAAAGAACTGTATCATAAAATGGTGGGTGAAGCAGAAGAATTTGCTTTTAAATATTATTCTTCTGAATCTTTCGGAGAGCACGTGAACGAAATTTATATAAAAGCAATCGACTCTTACCAGTTAAAACACGCTATTCATTACAATCATTAA
- a CDS encoding glycosyltransferase family 4 protein produces the protein MQIYLCNDLQEYIKQSGVGRAIEHQQMALTEENIFYTLTGEEPYDIIHINTIFPQSYLKAKKAKRAGKPVVFHAHSTIEDFRNSYFFANALASLFGWWIKKCYASADLVLTPSAYSKSLIEGYGIDVPIEVISNGIDLSYWRSTDEETLLFRKKYGIAPDEKLILSVGLQIKRKGILDFVEMAKRLPDYQFIWFGHTGKNLLPKEVVEAIETELSNLQFPGYIERDELRVAYQACDLYVFLTHEETEGIVLLEALASKTNTLVRDIPVFTPSYTHEETIYKGRSIDHFVELGQAIIEGEVPSLVDAGYGKVSEKSIQNVGKQLKNFYQQLMPVNLVP, from the coding sequence ATGCAGATTTATTTATGCAATGATTTACAAGAATACATTAAACAAAGTGGTGTTGGTCGTGCGATTGAACACCAACAAATGGCGTTAACTGAGGAGAATATTTTCTATACATTAACAGGTGAAGAGCCCTACGATATTATCCATATCAACACTATTTTTCCACAGTCTTATCTGAAAGCAAAGAAAGCAAAAAGAGCTGGAAAACCTGTTGTCTTTCATGCGCATTCGACTATTGAAGATTTTCGGAACTCCTATTTTTTTGCGAATGCTCTTGCATCACTATTCGGATGGTGGATTAAGAAATGTTATGCATCAGCAGACCTAGTGCTAACTCCATCTGCTTACTCAAAATCTTTAATCGAAGGTTACGGGATTGATGTACCGATTGAAGTCATTTCAAACGGAATTGATCTGTCGTATTGGCGTAGTACCGATGAAGAAACACTCCTTTTTAGAAAGAAGTATGGGATCGCTCCAGATGAAAAATTAATTCTGTCTGTTGGTTTACAAATCAAGCGCAAAGGAATTTTAGATTTTGTTGAAATGGCAAAACGTTTACCTGACTATCAATTTATTTGGTTCGGTCATACGGGCAAAAATTTATTGCCAAAAGAAGTTGTCGAGGCCATTGAAACTGAGTTGTCCAATCTTCAATTTCCTGGTTATATTGAACGCGATGAACTTCGTGTAGCTTACCAAGCCTGTGATTTATATGTATTCCTGACCCATGAAGAAACAGAGGGAATCGTCTTATTGGAAGCCTTAGCGAGTAAAACAAATACGCTCGTGCGGGATATTCCTGTCTTTACCCCCTCTTACACACATGAGGAAACTATTTATAAAGGACGTTCAATCGATCATTTTGTTGAGCTTGGTCAAGCAATCATCGAAGGTGAAGTACCTTCATTAGTGGACGCAGGTTATGGTAAAGTCTCTGAAAAAAGTATTCAAAATGTTGGCAAGCAGCTCAAAAATTTCTATCAGCAATTAATGCCTGTAAACTTGGTTCCATAG